Proteins from one Flavobacterium sp. N2038 genomic window:
- the mgtE gene encoding magnesium transporter: MEFKVSKELIQQLEEHIVSKNDKELEVLLNDLHHADIAEILDELDFDEATYIFKVLDSDKTAEILLELEDDLRENILSRLSPKEIAEELDELETNDAADIIAELSQEIKAEVISELIDVEHAKDIVELLRYDENTAGGLMGKELVKVNENWNVLTCVKEMRIQAENVSRVHSIYVVDDENRLKGRLSLKDLLTSSTKTQIGDVYIRKLNFVKVDTEDVEVARIMQKYDLEAIPVVDELGRLVGRITIDDIVDVIKEEADKDYQLAAGITQDIETNDSVLELTKARLPWLLIGMVIEIVASFVLKDNETAFQKYSTLIIFVPLLSATAGNIGVQASAIVVQGLANGTLKEFSRSYFSKEITVSMISGTIISLLLLGYHSLMYGQYLVGLAISISMIVVIMFAATLGTLVPLFLHKNKIDPAIATGPFITTTNDVFGIMLYFGVAKMILGF; encoded by the coding sequence ATGGAGTTCAAAGTTAGTAAAGAATTAATCCAGCAATTAGAGGAGCACATCGTTAGTAAAAACGACAAAGAACTTGAAGTTTTACTTAATGATTTGCACCATGCCGATATCGCCGAAATCCTGGATGAATTGGATTTTGACGAAGCAACCTACATTTTTAAGGTGCTGGATAGTGATAAAACGGCAGAAATTCTTCTTGAATTAGAAGATGATTTGCGTGAGAATATCTTAAGCCGGCTTTCCCCAAAAGAAATCGCAGAAGAGCTTGATGAGCTTGAAACCAATGATGCGGCCGACATTATCGCAGAACTTTCGCAGGAAATTAAAGCGGAGGTAATCTCGGAGTTAATTGACGTTGAACATGCAAAAGACATTGTCGAACTTTTACGCTATGATGAAAATACAGCGGGTGGTTTGATGGGAAAAGAGCTTGTAAAAGTCAATGAAAACTGGAATGTACTTACATGTGTGAAAGAAATGCGAATCCAGGCCGAAAATGTATCAAGAGTACATTCTATTTATGTGGTCGATGATGAAAACCGCTTAAAAGGAAGATTGTCTCTGAAAGATTTACTTACTTCTTCGACCAAAACGCAAATTGGCGATGTTTATATCCGAAAATTAAATTTTGTAAAAGTGGATACGGAAGATGTTGAGGTAGCGCGTATCATGCAAAAGTACGATTTGGAGGCTATTCCGGTTGTAGATGAACTTGGACGATTGGTAGGAAGAATTACAATCGATGACATCGTAGACGTAATCAAGGAAGAAGCAGATAAAGATTATCAATTAGCAGCGGGTATTACACAAGACATTGAAACTAATGACAGTGTTCTTGAATTAACCAAAGCTCGTTTACCATGGCTTTTAATTGGTATGGTTATCGAAATTGTAGCTTCTTTTGTTTTAAAAGATAACGAGACAGCTTTTCAGAAATATTCCACTTTAATTATTTTTGTGCCATTACTTTCGGCAACTGCAGGAAATATTGGTGTTCAGGCATCAGCGATTGTTGTACAGGGTTTGGCAAACGGAACTTTAAAAGAATTCAGTCGTAGTTATTTTAGTAAAGAAATTACAGTATCCATGATTTCCGGAACTATAATCTCGTTACTTCTTCTAGGGTACCACTCTTTGATGTATGGACAATATTTAGTAGGATTGGCAATTTCAATTTCTATGATTGTTGTAATCATGTTTGCTGCAACTTTGGGAACTTTGGTGCCACTTTTTCTGCACAAAAATAAAATAGATCCGGCTATTGCGACAGGTCCGTTTATTACCACAACCAATGATGTATTTGGAATTATGCTCTACTTTGGAGTAGCCAAAATGATTCTTGGATTCTAA
- the serS gene encoding serine--tRNA ligase, with product MLQIAFIRENQEKVIKALAKRNIDAKSVVEEVVQLDENRRATQVELDNTLAESNKLSKDIGELMKAGEKSKAAILKEKTVSLKEKSKELGEKAEALAVELTNKLYTLPNLPADIVPEGKTPDDNLNVFEEGEIPVLHEGAQPHWELVKKYDIIDFELGVKITGAGFPVYKGKGARLQRALINYFLDKNTAAGYNEVQVPHLVNEASGYGTGQLPDKEGQMYHSTIDDLYLIPTAEVPVTNLFRDVILNESDLPVLHTAYTPCFRREAGSYGAHVRGLNRLHQFDKVEIVRVEHPDNSYAALDGMVEHVKNILQELKLPYRILRLCGGDMGFTSSLTYDFEVFSTAQDRWLEISSVSNFETFQANRLKLRFKDKDGKNQLAHTLNGSSLALPRVLAGILENYQTPEGIVIPEVLRPYCGFDIIN from the coding sequence ATGTTACAAATCGCATTTATTAGAGAGAATCAGGAGAAAGTAATCAAGGCTTTAGCAAAACGAAATATCGATGCTAAAAGCGTTGTTGAAGAAGTGGTGCAACTAGACGAAAACCGTCGTGCTACACAAGTTGAATTAGATAACACTTTAGCCGAATCTAATAAATTGTCCAAAGATATAGGCGAATTAATGAAAGCGGGTGAGAAATCTAAAGCCGCAATCTTAAAAGAAAAAACCGTTTCATTAAAAGAAAAAAGTAAAGAATTAGGTGAAAAAGCAGAAGCTTTGGCTGTCGAATTGACTAATAAATTATACACATTACCAAATCTTCCGGCTGATATTGTTCCTGAGGGTAAAACTCCAGATGACAATCTGAATGTTTTTGAAGAAGGAGAAATTCCGGTTTTGCATGAAGGTGCACAACCTCACTGGGAATTGGTGAAGAAATACGATATCATCGATTTTGAATTGGGTGTAAAAATTACAGGTGCAGGTTTTCCGGTTTACAAAGGAAAAGGAGCTCGTTTGCAACGTGCCTTAATTAATTATTTTTTAGATAAAAATACAGCTGCAGGATATAATGAAGTTCAGGTGCCGCATTTGGTAAACGAGGCTTCAGGATACGGAACAGGACAATTGCCGGATAAAGAAGGACAAATGTACCATTCAACAATTGATGATTTATATTTGATACCAACCGCAGAGGTTCCGGTTACAAATTTATTCCGTGATGTTATTTTAAACGAAAGTGATCTTCCTGTTTTGCATACAGCGTATACACCATGTTTCCGTCGTGAGGCAGGTTCTTACGGAGCACACGTACGTGGATTAAACCGTTTACACCAATTTGATAAAGTAGAAATTGTACGTGTAGAACATCCTGATAATTCTTATGCAGCTCTTGACGGAATGGTAGAGCACGTAAAAAATATTTTGCAGGAATTAAAATTACCATACAGAATTTTGCGTCTTTGCGGTGGTGATATGGGATTCACATCATCTTTGACATATGATTTTGAAGTCTTTTCTACAGCACAGGATCGTTGGTTAGAAATTAGTTCAGTTTCTAACTTCGAAACTTTCCAGGCAAATCGCTTGAAATTACGTTTCAAAGATAAAGATGGAAAAAACCAATTGGCACATACTCTGAACGGAAGTTCATTGGCATTGCCTAGAGTTTTAGCCGGAATTTTAGAAAATTACCAAACCCCGGAAGGAATCGTAATTCCAGAAGTTTTACGTCCATACTGCGGATTTGATATTATAAACTAA
- a CDS encoding antibiotic biosynthesis monooxygenase produces the protein MIARIWHGKTSIENYEAYTAFLIKTAIPDYEKTPGFVKLSFLRNIKNNEGHFTLLTYWENWEVIKNFAGKSIDKAKYYPEDDHFLLEFEENVAHYEVFS, from the coding sequence ATGATTGCAAGAATCTGGCACGGAAAAACAAGTATTGAGAATTATGAAGCTTACACGGCGTTTTTAATCAAAACTGCAATCCCTGATTATGAGAAAACACCTGGCTTTGTTAAACTATCTTTTTTAAGAAACATCAAAAACAACGAAGGCCATTTTACGCTTTTGACTTACTGGGAGAATTGGGAAGTAATTAAAAATTTTGCCGGAAAATCTATTGATAAAGCAAAATACTATCCTGAAGATGATCACTTTCTTTTAGAATTTGAAGAAAATGTAGCACATTATGAAGTTTTTAGCTAA
- a CDS encoding nucleotidyl transferase AbiEii/AbiGii toxin family protein has translation MSKLWDQNIDEFIALAAKHKVRMLMVGGGAVNFHGYQRHSADVDFWIETTDENFKKLVLVFNEMGYEIDDFPENVKLQQQNISIKFSPVDLDLELITKFSVNRTFEEAYNDSEEVTVNDKIFLKWNVLSLEDLITSKIKANRAKDLLDVQQLREINKK, from the coding sequence ATGTCAAAACTTTGGGATCAAAACATTGATGAATTTATTGCATTGGCTGCTAAACATAAGGTTCGAATGCTTATGGTTGGTGGAGGAGCTGTAAATTTTCATGGATATCAGAGACACTCTGCAGATGTGGATTTTTGGATAGAAACCACCGATGAGAATTTTAAAAAGTTAGTATTGGTTTTTAATGAAATGGGATATGAGATTGATGATTTTCCTGAAAATGTAAAATTACAGCAACAAAATATATCAATAAAATTTTCTCCGGTTGATCTGGATTTAGAATTAATAACGAAATTTTCAGTAAACAGGACTTTTGAGGAAGCATATAATGACAGTGAGGAGGTTACTGTAAATGATAAAATATTTTTAAAATGGAACGTTTTGTCTTTAGAAGATTTGATTACAAGTAAAATAAAAGCAAATCGTGCAAAAGATTTATTAGATGTTCAACAGCTACGGGAAATAAATAAAAAATAA
- the proC gene encoding pyrroline-5-carboxylate reductase, whose amino-acid sequence MKVHIIGGGNLGVSIAIGIAKFSKNNQVTVTRRNIASIQYLSEYGITVSNDNKHNIKEADVVILTIKPYQVDTVLAEILPVIQNKTIASAVSGLSLDMLQEKTNNEFPVVRIMPNIAAQFGESATCISFPETDREEAMPIVDLFQDLGTAPIIDEKLMDAATVLGACGTAYALRYIRASMQAGIEIGFDSNTALAIAAQTVKGAAKMLLEEKVHPEQLIDRVTTPQGCTIVGLNEMEHNGFSSSLIKGIKTSLKQIKGLLK is encoded by the coding sequence ATGAAAGTACACATTATAGGGGGAGGAAACCTTGGGGTTTCTATCGCCATAGGAATTGCAAAATTTTCAAAAAACAATCAGGTTACCGTTACAAGAAGAAACATCGCCAGTATTCAATATTTGTCTGAGTATGGAATAACCGTTTCTAACGATAATAAACACAATATAAAAGAGGCCGATGTGGTAATTTTAACCATTAAACCGTATCAGGTTGATACAGTTTTGGCCGAAATTCTGCCAGTTATTCAAAACAAAACAATTGCCTCGGCGGTTAGCGGATTGTCTCTGGATATGCTTCAGGAAAAAACAAATAACGAATTTCCGGTTGTGCGTATTATGCCAAACATTGCTGCGCAGTTTGGAGAATCGGCAACTTGCATTTCTTTTCCCGAAACAGACCGTGAAGAAGCTATGCCAATCGTAGACTTATTTCAGGACTTAGGAACTGCCCCGATTATTGACGAAAAATTAATGGATGCAGCGACAGTTTTAGGCGCTTGCGGAACAGCTTATGCGTTAAGATATATTCGCGCTTCTATGCAAGCCGGAATCGAAATAGGATTTGATTCTAATACTGCTTTGGCAATTGCTGCGCAAACGGTAAAAGGAGCGGCCAAAATGTTGTTGGAGGAAAAAGTACATCCGGAACAATTAATCGACCGTGTAACAACGCCTCAAGGCTGTACAATTGTCGGCTTAAATGAAATGGAACATAACGGTTTCAGTTCTTCTCTTATAAAAGGAATCAAAACATCTTTGAAACAAATTAAAGGATTGCTAAAATAG
- a CDS encoding cytochrome c has product MKKIRFILISSITLIVLLTGIIIYRMNTVSENSDTASPKPPSCGNPDLTTNQEKGKILFDSNCAACHKLNSKSTGPALHETDSIVFINWLTNKKHKIDSSKVEILAIDYHKTMFSKTLTKEEIITLIKYCHSK; this is encoded by the coding sequence ATGAAAAAAATCAGATTCATATTAATTTCTTCAATTACCTTAATTGTTCTGCTTACAGGAATAATTATTTACAGGATGAATACTGTTTCTGAAAACTCTGACACTGCCAGTCCAAAGCCACCATCTTGCGGGAACCCCGATTTAACAACTAACCAGGAAAAAGGAAAAATACTATTTGATTCTAATTGTGCAGCCTGCCACAAATTAAACTCCAAATCTACAGGGCCTGCTCTCCACGAAACCGACTCTATTGTTTTTATAAACTGGTTAACCAATAAAAAACATAAAATTGATAGCTCAAAAGTCGAAATACTAGCAATTGATTATCACAAAACAATGTTTTCTAAAACCTTAACAAAAGAAGAAATCATCACTTTAATTAAATATTGCCATTCAAAATAA
- a CDS encoding DUF4286 family protein, whose protein sequence is MIIYNITTNIHESVHDQWLKWMQEKHIPEILATKKFSSAKIVKVLIEEEMGGITYSVQYTTDSKDTLEKYYLEDQPHFDREALELFADKMLSFRTELEVISEH, encoded by the coding sequence ATGATTATTTATAATATTACCACCAATATACACGAAAGCGTTCATGACCAATGGTTAAAGTGGATGCAGGAAAAACACATACCTGAAATTTTGGCTACGAAAAAATTTTCATCGGCAAAAATTGTAAAAGTTCTAATTGAAGAAGAAATGGGCGGAATTACTTATTCAGTTCAATACACGACAGACAGTAAAGATACTCTGGAGAAATATTATCTGGAAGATCAGCCCCATTTTGACAGAGAAGCTCTGGAATTGTTTGCAGATAAAATGCTGTCTTTCAGAACAGAATTAGAAGTTATTTCTGAACACTAA
- the lgt gene encoding prolipoprotein diacylglyceryl transferase encodes MNGILNWNVDPVIIMITDSFPLKYYGALFACGLLLGYSIVKNIYKKENLSLDNLDSLLIYVIVGTVLGARLGHCFFYEPEYYFKHPIEILLPIQKIKGVYQFVGYQGLASHGGSIGVISAMILYCRRYKVQFFGLLDKMAVAVPVTGTFIRLGNFMNSEIYGKPTNGNWGIVFQRDDLIPRHPTQLYEAFAYLLIFGILFFMYKSEKIRNTQGLIFGTFLTLLFSARFIIEFFKENQESFENSMLINMGQILSIPFVLIGLALIFWKSKEKENIHFL; translated from the coding sequence ATGAACGGAATTTTAAATTGGAATGTAGATCCTGTAATCATAATGATAACGGATAGTTTCCCGCTAAAATATTACGGAGCCCTTTTTGCCTGTGGACTTCTTCTCGGGTACAGTATTGTCAAAAATATTTATAAAAAAGAAAATCTCTCTTTAGATAATCTCGACAGCTTACTTATTTATGTTATTGTCGGAACCGTTTTGGGTGCAAGACTAGGACATTGTTTCTTTTACGAACCTGAGTATTATTTTAAACATCCAATAGAGATTCTTTTACCAATTCAAAAAATAAAAGGAGTTTATCAGTTTGTAGGTTATCAGGGTCTGGCCAGTCACGGAGGTTCGATCGGAGTTATTTCGGCGATGATTTTATATTGTCGCAGATACAAAGTACAATTCTTCGGATTGCTGGATAAAATGGCAGTTGCAGTTCCTGTGACAGGCACTTTTATAAGATTGGGAAATTTTATGAATTCCGAAATTTATGGAAAACCCACCAACGGAAATTGGGGAATAGTTTTTCAAAGAGACGATTTAATCCCGAGACATCCAACTCAATTGTATGAAGCATTTGCTTATTTGTTGATTTTCGGCATTTTGTTTTTTATGTATAAATCTGAAAAAATCAGAAACACACAAGGATTAATCTTTGGAACTTTCTTAACTTTATTATTCTCAGCCCGATTTATAATTGAATTTTTTAAGGAAAATCAGGAGAGTTTTGAGAATAGTATGCTGATTAATATGGGACAGATTTTAAGTATTCCGTTTGTTTTAATTGGTTTGGCTCTAATTTTTTGGAAGTCAAAAGAAAAAGAAAATATCCATTTTTTATAG
- the rsmA gene encoding 16S rRNA (adenine(1518)-N(6)/adenine(1519)-N(6))-dimethyltransferase RsmA, with protein sequence MEKVKAKKHLGQHFLKDESVAKAIADTLSLNGYDEVLEIGPGMGVLTKYLLDKPVNTHVIEIDTESVAYLDVNYPKLKDKIISQDFLKYNIKEVYEDKQFAIIGNFPYNISTQIVFRTLEFKHQIPEFSGMFQKEVAERICEKKGSKAYGILSVLAQAFYDTEYLFTVDENVFIPPPKVKSGVMRMTRKEDYSLPCGEKLFFTVVKTAFQQRRKTLRNSLKTLNLSDKLREDTIFDKRPEQLSVDEFIVLTQKIEADGVQS encoded by the coding sequence ATGGAAAAAGTAAAAGCCAAAAAACATTTAGGACAACACTTTCTTAAAGACGAAAGCGTGGCAAAAGCTATTGCAGACACTTTAAGTCTTAATGGATATGATGAGGTTTTAGAAATAGGACCAGGGATGGGTGTGTTGACTAAGTATTTACTTGATAAGCCCGTTAATACCCATGTAATTGAGATTGACACAGAATCTGTGGCATATCTGGATGTAAATTATCCAAAATTAAAAGATAAGATTATCTCTCAGGATTTCCTGAAATACAATATAAAAGAGGTTTATGAAGACAAACAATTCGCAATAATTGGGAACTTTCCATATAATATTTCGACTCAGATTGTTTTCAGAACTTTAGAGTTTAAACACCAGATTCCTGAATTCTCAGGAATGTTTCAAAAAGAAGTAGCAGAACGAATCTGCGAGAAAAAAGGTTCAAAGGCCTACGGAATCTTATCCGTTTTGGCTCAGGCTTTCTATGATACAGAGTACTTGTTTACTGTAGACGAAAATGTTTTTATTCCTCCGCCCAAGGTCAAGTCGGGTGTGATGAGAATGACCCGAAAGGAAGATTACAGTCTTCCTTGTGGTGAAAAGTTATTTTTTACGGTTGTAAAAACGGCTTTTCAACAAAGACGAAAAACATTACGTAACAGTTTGAAAACATTAAATTTATCAGACAAATTGCGAGAAGACACTATCTTTGATAAACGTCCCGAGCAGCTTAGCGTTGACGAATTTATTGTTTTGACTCAAAAAATAGAAGCCGATGGAGTTCAAAGTTAG
- a CDS encoding tetratricopeptide repeat protein: MKNIFIYIVLLWSGLVFSQNEQLAQYYFDKGDFEKAKISYEELLNSSPSNTQYFLRTVDCYQQLQQFPLAEKALLERYNRYMQGVFLVELGYNFQLQKNESKAKGYYDQAIEKIKKNPNDVYGIGNSFEKKVLLEYALKAYQTAMLVQPNYNFNFQIGMLYGQLGKTDEMIDLLLTESYQNQQNSNLIQTQLSRFMNGETDNTAFKDAMRKALILRTQKDQDVFWNHYLSWFYVQQKEFGKAFIQEKAIYKRDPESLSSIVNLSQFAMNEDDTETATEILNFILLNTKNLDLLIQSNAYLIQIKIDKAQEKDYPAINTELQQLLTTYEVTPFSLSLQLIQAHFVAFNLKKPEEAKEIVKKALTLNLNDYQEADAKMELADILLLEEKFNQALIYYSQIQLDLKNDVMAHEASLKAAKTSYFKTDFEWALKQFKELKAASTQLIANDALEYFLLINDNTVADSTQTALKQFAKGDFLLYQNKKAEAITQFQSILKNFKGQEIEAVTMLRLGKIYESLKDYNAALSQYQQIIDHHGDGIYVDEALFFSAEIYNDELKDTEKAKPLYEKVIFNHQDSIYFVDARKKYRELRGDKNL, translated from the coding sequence ATGAAAAACATCTTTATCTATATCGTTTTGTTGTGGTCAGGTCTCGTGTTTTCACAAAATGAGCAACTGGCTCAATATTACTTTGATAAGGGCGATTTTGAGAAAGCAAAAATCAGTTATGAAGAACTTTTAAATAGTTCACCATCCAATACCCAGTATTTTTTAAGAACAGTCGATTGTTATCAGCAATTGCAACAATTCCCTTTGGCCGAAAAAGCACTTCTGGAGCGTTACAACAGATACATGCAAGGTGTTTTTTTAGTTGAATTGGGATATAATTTCCAGTTGCAGAAAAACGAATCGAAAGCAAAAGGGTATTACGATCAGGCAATCGAGAAAATTAAAAAAAATCCAAATGATGTTTACGGGATAGGAAATTCTTTTGAGAAGAAAGTATTACTTGAATATGCATTAAAAGCCTATCAGACTGCCATGCTGGTTCAGCCAAACTACAATTTTAATTTTCAGATTGGAATGTTGTATGGCCAACTTGGCAAAACAGATGAAATGATCGATCTTTTGCTGACCGAGTCGTACCAAAATCAACAAAACAGTAATTTGATTCAAACGCAATTATCACGTTTCATGAATGGTGAAACAGATAATACCGCTTTTAAAGATGCCATGCGAAAAGCTTTAATCCTTAGAACTCAAAAAGATCAGGATGTGTTTTGGAATCATTATTTAAGCTGGTTTTACGTACAGCAAAAAGAGTTTGGAAAAGCATTTATTCAGGAAAAGGCAATCTATAAACGTGATCCGGAATCACTTTCGAGTATTGTTAACTTAAGTCAGTTTGCAATGAACGAAGATGATACCGAGACGGCAACAGAAATACTGAATTTTATTCTCCTAAATACCAAAAATCTGGATTTACTTATTCAGTCCAACGCTTATTTAATACAGATAAAAATTGATAAAGCTCAGGAAAAAGATTATCCGGCGATTAATACAGAATTGCAACAACTGCTTACCACTTATGAGGTAACTCCTTTTAGCTTATCTTTGCAATTGATTCAGGCGCATTTTGTGGCCTTTAATTTAAAGAAACCAGAAGAAGCTAAGGAGATTGTCAAAAAAGCATTAACCTTAAATTTAAACGATTATCAGGAAGCAGATGCCAAGATGGAACTGGCAGATATTTTACTGTTGGAAGAAAAGTTTAATCAGGCATTGATTTACTATTCGCAAATTCAGCTGGATTTAAAGAATGATGTCATGGCACATGAAGCCAGCTTAAAAGCAGCCAAAACCAGTTATTTTAAAACTGATTTTGAATGGGCTCTAAAACAATTTAAAGAATTAAAAGCGGCAAGTACACAATTAATAGCCAATGACGCGCTGGAATATTTCTTATTAATAAATGATAATACAGTAGCTGATTCAACCCAGACCGCTTTGAAACAATTTGCCAAAGGTGATTTTTTGCTTTATCAGAATAAAAAGGCCGAAGCTATAACTCAGTTTCAGAGTATTTTGAAAAATTTTAAAGGTCAGGAAATTGAAGCTGTTACCATGTTGCGTTTAGGTAAAATATATGAAAGTCTGAAAGATTATAATGCGGCTTTGAGCCAATATCAGCAAATTATAGATCATCATGGAGATGGTATTTATGTAGATGAGGCATTGTTCTTTTCGGCAGAAATTTATAACGACGAATTAAAAGATACAGAAAAGGCAAAGCCTTTGTATGAAAAAGTGATTTTTAACCATCAGGATAGTATTTACTTTGTAGATGCGAGAAAAAAATACAGGGAATTAAGAGGAGATAAGAATTTGTAG